From the Argentina anserina chromosome 3, drPotAnse1.1, whole genome shotgun sequence genome, the window CTCCAAGTAATGCTCTTGTCACCATGTATGCAAATATGGGGAATCTTGAAAGTGCAAATGAAGTTTTCAAGAGACAAGGAGAGAGAAACGTGATTTCGTGGAGCTCTATGATCTCTGGATATGCACAATATGGTCAGGGGAATAAGGCTCTTGAACTATTTGAGGAGATGCGCAGGCAAAATTTGGAAGTAAACGGCATAACATTCCTTGTCGTCATCTCTGCCTGTGCTCATGCATGCTTAGTAGATGAAGGTAAAAGATATTTCGATATGATGGTCCAAGATTACCATATTAATCCAACAATGGAGCACTATACTTGTATGGTTGGTCTCTACAGCCGAGCCGGAAATTTTGAAATGGCGATGGACCTTATAAATAACATGCCTTTTTCTGCTGATGCAAATGTGTGGCGAGCTATCTTGGGTGCTTGCCCTGTTTACCTCAACTTAGAGCTAGCCAAATTTTCTGCAGAAAAGATCATTTCATTACAGCCAAAAGACTCTTTTGCGTATTCTACCTTGGCCAATATTTACGCTGCAGCTGGAAACTGGCAAGAGAGGGATGAAGTGGTGAGGTTggcaaaggaaagaaaagtgCAAAGGCTACCTGGGTTTAGCTGGATTGAGGTGTAGAACAAGACCTACACATTCTTGGCTGGTGATGTTTCACATCCCTTATCAGACGTTATGTATACTTGAAACTTGACGAATTATATACCTGATTGACACAGTGAGAGGCTGGCCATTGCTTTTGGATTGATGGCGAAGCCCCCAGGATCTCCTTTTCAGATTTTGAAAAATCTTAGGGTATGTGGAGACTGTCACCctgttatttaattaatttcagtGATACAAGCAAGGGATAATGTTGTCAGAGATTCAAAACGATACCATCACTTCAAGGGTGATTTATGCTCTTGTAGAGATTATTGGTGAGACTCCATTTGGGAAGACAATTTAACGATAGGCATGGAGGTATCTCTCATGTAAGTCATCAAAGCTTACCGCCTTCAAAAAATACACCTGCATTACTTCTAGGGTGATACATGATCTCATTAGTAAAAGCACAGATTATAGCACAAGTTATTCTTTACTTGCCATGGAAAACACAGCAGCTGTATTTAGTCTGCGGCCTGTGCAAACCCAATGGTGTATTCCATTAAAAGAATTGTATACCAATGTCTTCAAGAATGAGTAGATCAAGTCCCATAGACCCTGGGAtaactttttcctttttttaacTCCATTGGTGTAGTCTGCTGGTTCATCTAGCTGGGGTTCTGTGGTGGTGTTCCTATTTGCAAGCCATGTGCAGTACCAATTACTAGTCTACTGGAAAATTTGTTCTTGGTAGCATTGAAGTCGAGAAATTTTCACTGCTAACGCTCCTGTTGATGAGGTATGTGACAGTACCAGTTTAATATTTCAAGTGTGGATTATATGCTACACGACTatttcatttctgatttaGTTTAATACAGTATGTGTGAATATAACGATGAACCTAATGGACATATATAGGTATTGGATCTGAGATTTCCTTCACAGTTCCTTAGGGAAGACATAGATAAATTGAAACTTTCTGTATAGTTGTTAGGTTCTAGTTATTAAGGTAATTAAGTGAGGTTGATTCCAAGAATTGTTGTGTCTTGGATGAAACTGCTAATTGGAGAAAACTTAGAAGACCTTTAAATATAACTTGCACGTATAATAAAGCTGATTGAATTGCTTAACTTCCACTCTAGTATTGTACACTTTGGCTCCCTAATTCAGCATGCCACATAAATGATGGGGACGAAGCCAATTTATCAGTATGCTTTGAAATGAAAGTCTTTAGGAACTAACAATTAAGTTATTAACTTTCGATCTGATACAAATACATTTCCCCTCATATCCTTCAGATGACAATTTACAAATGCAATCGTCTTATATAATTTAGTATCTGAAACTTGTTGTAGAGCTCTTGTTTCTATGTTGAATGCACATTAAGACCAATAGGACTCCTGACATTCTGAATACCATTACTCCATGTCAGAGCTCCAAACACAAAGCTTCCATTACTGTCCTTGAAAGGGGTGAAATCTACACTAAAAGACATATTTTCCCCAGTCTTTGTAAATTTGAGTTTAGCTGGTGTAACTGTAACATTTACACCTTCTGGATAGTCTACATATGCAGCATACACCGTTGGGCCTTTACCATAGTAAGTAACTGTTCGTTGGACAGATAGTCTTCCACTCATTGTTGACACACCAATTGATGGGTAATTAAAATTGTAGGAAGGTATAAAAGGCTTCTGGCAATAAATTAGATTACCCGTGAGGTTTTTCAGTTGCAAAGGGCTAGCCCCGGTGCTGCAGAGAAAATTGATTATGTCATGGGAATCAAAATCATATACAAGTCCAGGATCAATTGCTGCAACTGGGTTAATGTGTCCAGATCCATAGTCAAAAGGTGTAGTAGGGATGCCATTTGGATCTCTCCCAATAGGAAGTTTGTTGTTATCTTGGGCCGTTGCTGCAACGAAAGATACAGGaaatatttgaatttaaagCCACTTGATAATATTTCAGACAGAAAACACTTGTATTCATCTGGTCCTAAACTGACCTGTAGTCATTATAGAAGACATTATGGCTGCTGGACTCCAGGAAGGTCGGTACATTTTCAAAGTTGCAGCAACTGCAGATACATGTGACAAGACATTGATGTGCTAGAAATGATGTTATAATTGACGGACCTGTCTGCTGTAGCTGTAGTTGCGACCGGAGACCAAGCATGTTTGGCTATGATTAGGAGATTCTGTTGTACATTTAATAACCTAGGATACAGAACCAACGATACCCTTTACGCATATTTTAGAAttgatataaaaattataattatctTGTATTACTAAGGAgataaatgaatttttttatagaaCTAACTTTGATGATGTCTGGGGCTATGATGTTTGGCCCCATGGAAGAGAACACTGCCATTTCTGGTGCAGGTTTGGTTTTCCGAATTGTAGTTGTTTGTGATATTCTAACAACTGGATACCTGAAACCAATAATACAGTCAAATTCGTTGTCAACTGTGACCTTCAGGCACACTGCTTTGTTAGATATCTGTTACATTTAATTTACTTCTTTTGATAGCTTTTAATTTCTACGACTGCAAATATTGAGCAAACAAAGCTTGGAAAACTTACTTTGTTTTTGTCATGTATGCTTGAAGCTGTGCTGCTTCTTCTTGACCAATTAGAGTGGCAGGGATGACAAACTGAAAGCCAACATCTTTGAGAAATGGATCCACAAGAATCATTCCTACACTACCACCTTGTCTTACAACTATGCTTTTCTCCCTTCTGTTATCAGTAAATGTCTAAGGTACACACAACAATTTTTCCCTTAATTAAGCTTGCATTTAGAGTACTGTTCTTGCAGAAGCTGATGAAGGAAACAAgcagaaagaaaaagatgatAGAAAGTTAAAGACACATGctagaataaatatataaagtcGAATATTAAGATGATAGAAAATTTGAAATCGTTATACGAAGTAAAAGTATTGTTTGCATATACTGAAAGGTgtgttcttttcatttccttttGGGACTAAGGAGCCTATTTTGAGTATATAGCATGGTAGAAAACTAGGTTATGAAACACTTATTGTAGCCGTGTGTGTGTGGAAACATCAAAATTTTGAAGAGATAAATTACCTTGCATTCTTTGCTGTGGCTCCAGAGGCAGCTGCAACACTTGCAGATATCAAACTGTAGGACGACTCCATTTCCAGTGGGTTTAGAGAGGAACCCTGAAATCCCAAAATTCAAAGCAAAAGGTCAGTTATGTGATTAGTGATTAGAGGCCGCACCAAAATTTGGATGCCAACTTTACCTTTAATATTTGTGAATTTCCAAGATGCACATTTGAATGGAATTCTCTATCCAAAGTGCTTGCAGCAACAGTGAGGATCCAAGGAGGAACATTGCATGCAGTACTAGGGAAACCAGAGTTCCCCGCTGATGCAGAAACAAGTATTCCTTTCTGGAATGCATGGAAAGTTCCAATGGAGATTGCATTTTCAAAATACGTCGGCTGTGGAGGATCAGGACCAAGGGAAAGGGAGAGAACATCAACGCCATCACCAATGGCATCATCCAGAGCTAAAAGAATATCTGCATCACTACACAAGTCAAACCAACATGCCTTGTAAATAGCAAGCCTGGCACCCGGTGCACCGCCTCTTGCGGTTCCTGTGGCCATTCCCAAGAATCTGACATTAGTTACTGTGGATCCAGCTATCGTTGAGGCAGTGTGACTCCCATGTCCATCAGCATCTCTCGCTGATCTGAAGAAAGGTAGAGGCGCAAAGGACTCAAGAGGCCCATTTTCTACTTCAAATCCATGATAGTAGAAGTGAGATCCTATGATTTTCTGCAAATAGAAACCAATCTTTAGACTTTTAGAGCTGAACCTACATGATCAAGCATCTTTCAGTCGTACTATCAAGTAAACCAACGCTGCAAGCCATCAGGCGGTTAGTGTATATCCTTCTCTATCCAGGTTTATTTCCAGACTTTTCGTACTTGCGTCATTTTATGCTTTCACTTTTGCTTTGTTGAAGTATATTCCCTAGCAGACTAACTATCCACGATTTGTGGACTGGAGATAATTGTTGTCCTactatataagtatatattcatattttctttactAGAGGGAATGGTTATCAGAGTTGACGAATTAGTGACCAGTAGGGCTGAGGGTGTAAGTGAGACTCTAGGGACTGATAACTTGTATCTGATGGTCTGTGGTGTGGTATAAGAATGAAATTAATGATAAAGTAATCTGagttcacatccaaaaccaattggcAATGGATGAAGTGGctcaaactcttataaacCCACAGGCTAGGTCTCAACATATATTCTCAACACGCCCCCACATGTATGGTGAATTTTCAAGCCATACACGTGGACAACATTTTGGACTCAGAtaccatgataaagtgatctAGGACATGTAGGGTACCTGTTGCAGTTTGCCAATGTAAAATTCTGTCCAGTAACACTGTCCTTTGAATTTTTCGGGCACAGGTCCGAGTCCTTCACTGAAGCTCTCTGACTCGGGCCAAACTCCTGTAGAACAAACATAATCATGATAAAATACAAGACTCGACAGAGGGGAAAAAAACGAAGCTAAATATGTATACCAGTGTCGATTACACCAACAATGACATCGGATTTTGAATCCGATGGCATTTGATTGTTACCAAAGGTAGAGTCTACGCCTAGAAAATCCCAGGAATGTGTTGTGCTCAGTTTGTTTGTCTTGCTCTCAAACACCGAATTACCGAATCATGTTCTGTAATATATGAACACAATTCAACATTGAGAAAAGGTGCAAGACCGAAAAATTGGTTATGATAAATTAACACTCTTATTCTTCTTGACTAACAAAATTACATTGGAGTCACAATTACCAGCAAGTTGTTGAGCTTGATACGGTGTAAGCTTGGCTGAGAAACCTTGAAAACTTTTACTGTAATGGTTAAGTGCTGCTTCTTGCCGACCAGCACTGAAAGTTATTGCAAGTTAATAATATTTCTGCTATAGTAAACTGGAAAACACCTCAAAACTGAGAGAGATGATATAACTTAATATAGAAGTCAAATTAGTGTCCTGCCTGCTGGTGACTGAAGCGAGAATATCATGGTTAGCTCTGATGACAGATTCCGAGTTGGGGTGCAAGTGGTGCCCCATGTAAACAATATAATGCTGcaaaatgaaaaggaaaatggAAATTAGTTTAAGTCTACTGTATCAGGTGTGGTTTGAGTCCTACTTGTACTGAAGATTGTCAAGAGTGAAAGAGTTGTATTCCATACTAGTAGGTGGTTGTAGCTATCTCACTGCTAGAAGTTTTCAATACCATATCAAAACCCCTTGGCTAATTTAAATCTTATAATGAACATCTTTTTCTCCCCTGATGTCAGTACAACTCACTCGATTaagaaactaaaataacaCGAAACGATAATAACTACAAATGCAGCTACACATGGCTAGAAATTGCAGGGATTGAGATTCACCTTGTTTAATATGGTACCTAACTACCTAATATTTAATATGAGTATCATAAGTACTCTTTGTAAACGAATTGAGAGTTGTTTTGCAGGTTCTGTAAGGCAATGCTATTTGCACCTCCGAGTTGTATTCTAAAAAACTCTTTCCTAAGgtgcataaataaacattgcTATAACAGCTCCTTATCTGCGCTTCTCCATTCGGATGCAAGAAGCTTTCGGAAAAGTGTGATTTTTACTTTGTTTTACTTCTTAAAGAATGGGAACAAAGGTTGGACCTAGCACAGAAATGCATGAACGTAAACCGAACTGTGGATCCTCTCTATCATTACCTTTGTGTCATCAGTGGCTCCATGGGAGAAAGAACAAGAGAAGAGTAAGGACTGTAGTAAGTTTCAAGATATAACCAGGAAACATAGTGATCAGATGATAGAAATCAGAGTACTCGAGCAGACGAGCCTAGAGAACTCTGTGCCGATTACAATATAATTTATAGCTCAGACAAAGCAAATATGCTGACGCCCCGCCGGCTCTCTATGGTTCTTTCTGTAAAGTATGTTCGTAACACTCGGAACAGATCTCAGAGCCGGCTTTTGTTGCTTCTCTGAATTATATTCAAATATATGAACCAGAAGGCCAAAGACTCGGTCAGCTTTGGACAATAGTACTTGCTTTTGTTTTAGATATCCCCATCTGTTAGAAGACCACACCAGTGTATACTTCTATCTAGAACAGTGCAGGTATCTGCTTGAACAAGCTCAACTAATAATAACAGTTAGATCCAACACACAAGACGGCCTAGAGATTATGTCCAACAAATGTCACTACAAGACCACTTAGAAACATTGATACACAAactataaaaactaaaaacacaGCTAGAGGATTACAAGTAGCCAGCTTATATGCAAAGCTCAATATTTGTAACATTTAAGG encodes:
- the LOC126787634 gene encoding LOW QUALITY PROTEIN: subtilisin-like serine-protease S (The sequence of the model RefSeq protein was modified relative to this genomic sequence to represent the inferred CDS: inserted 6 bases in 4 codons), whose protein sequence is MGHHLHPNSESVIRANHDILASVTSSAGRQEAALNHYSKSFQGFSAKLTPYQAQQLAEHDSVXSVFESKTNKLSTTHSWDFLGVDSTFGNNQMPSDSKSDVIVGVIDTGVWPESESFSEGLGPVPEKFKGQCXTGQNFTLANCNRKIIGSHFYYHGFEVENGPLESFAPLPFFRSARDADGHGSHTASTIAGSTVTNVRFLGMATGTARGGAPGARLAIYKACWFDLCSDADILLALDDAIGDGVDVLSLSLGPDPPQPTYFENAISIGTFHAFQKGILVSASAGNSGFPSTACNVPPWILTVAASTLDREFHSNVHLGNSQILKGSSLNPLEMESSYSLISASVAAASGATAKNASFCKNSTLNASLIKGKIVVCTLXTFTDNRREKSIVVRQGGSVGMILVDPFLKDVGFQFVIPATLIGQEEAAQLQAYMTKTKYPVVRISQTTTIRKTKPAPEMAVFSSMGPNIIAPDIIKVSSIKKFIYLLTKHAWSPVATTATADRSVNYNIISSTSMSCXHVSAVAATLKMYRPSWSPAAIMSSIMTTATAQDNNKLPIGRDPNGIPTTPFDYGSGHINPVAAIDPGLVYDFDSHDIINFLCSTGASPLQLKNLTGNLIYCQKPFIPSYNFNYPSIGVSTMSGRLSVQRTVTYYGKGPTVYAAYVDYPEGVNVTVTPAKLKFTKTGENMSFSVDFTPFKDSNGSFVFGALTWSNGIQNVRSPIGLNVHST